The Garra rufa chromosome 23, GarRuf1.0, whole genome shotgun sequence genome includes a region encoding these proteins:
- the per1a gene encoding period circadian protein homolog 1a: MSNDNFQTPETYDTRTGRGTAHKDEGETHRNASPGMTDSQTVCPGLDISTAPQTTHSDDTDAHSSGNDSAERESDGHMGREASTCSSHNGKGSTTETTESKSSNGNSPSPPSSSVSYSLLSGSSEDHSTSQKHTRRELLKSLRELKIRMPTDWRRKGRSSTLASLQYALSCVKQVRANQEYYHQWSVEESHGCCLDLSSFTIEELDNVTSEYTLQNTDTFSVAVSFLSGKVVYISSQAASLLRCKPERLQGAVFSELLAPQDVSTFYSGTAPCRLPPWSSCAGTTSQVDCAEEKSMFCRISRGRDTDGEVKYHPFRLTPYQLTLRDSDTSQPEPCCLLIAERVHSGYEAPRIPADKRIFTTSHTPNCLFQEIDERAVPLLGYLPQDLVGKPVLLYLHPEDRLLMVAIHKKIFQFAGQPFDHSPLRMRARSGEYLTLDTSWSSFINPWSRKVAFIVGRHKVRTSPLNEDVFTALEGGDVKIMSPDVPQLNELIHRFLVQPVHAGSSQGYGSLGSSGSHEHQQSAASSSESNGHASEDQIKPRKPMTFEQICQDMHMVKASGQQIFIDSRNRPPALKQSSLEALANVADTAEVSARERLANLALSSPPRKELPTTYSYQQINCLDSIIRYLESFNVPGTVKRKCGSSSCTTSSTSDDDKQREVSGATKDIAENLMVTEESKVVPAAPAHPLTPLALHCKAESVVSATSQCSFSSTIVHVGDKKPPESDIVTMEEAPTTPTPSTSAPPTSVAFPMAMNPQQATSTTAAVPEKEKEKERRGAGTPGKGLTKAVLSAHTQQEEQAFLNRFKDISHLRMVQPSEPPQRRHTSTPGTKGVNSSQNYPSVGNSSSRRHGRGGKRRKHQVDVNTPDSPSAPGSSPYEGSNPAPLRPNLPSVQQSSTSWPPSVASQTSGTPMMTSIPPGYMPMFPISSPFSMPQMGADPSLQAGVPRFPMQGFPPVMPPVMTFMMPNYMFPQLGNQGPQLNPANLQLGGQLPAQMNLGQFPSSIVGLPSFNPTMGQFNPLGSQLNPAMPTMIPQQFYNPNPMYTFPNSPSMPAGNTNATPHGQSRSSTPQSTGHQVGEREGAGSPLFQSRCSSPLNLLQLEELQSNRTDTMQQTPPPGSGGTQGGGSVVQTSSNRSNTKEGKLNDNSEVNESNQDAMSTSSDMLDLLLQEDSRSGTGSAASGSGSTGSGSFGSGSGSGSNGCSTSGSGTRSSNTSKYFGSIDSSENDHNHKPASKDLGGEQFIKFVLQDPIWLLMANTDEKVMMTYQIPVKDRESVLKEDRDALKAMQKHQPHFTEEQKKELSQVHPWFQTGCLPKAINITSCTGCESPPDSSIPTPLDLDFHELDLSMVLREEAKQQEKLTSPETAFPLSPPSSDNEQRDNQVRTST; the protein is encoded by the exons ATGAGTAATGACAACTTCCAAACACCAGAGACATATGACACCCGTACAGGGAGGGGAACAGCACATAAGGATGAAGGGGAAACCCACAGAAATGCTTCTCCTGGAATGACTGACAGCCAGACAGTTTGTCCCGGGCTGGACATCTCGACAGCGCCCCAGACCACGCATTCAGATGACACCGATGCCCACTCCAGTGGGAATGACTCGGCCGAGAGGGAGAGCGATGGACACATGGGACGAGAAGCATCCACCTGCAGCTCTCACAACGGAAAGGGTTCAACCACAGAGACTACAGAAAGCAAGAG CTCAAACGGAAACAGTCCATCTCCTCCTAGCAGCTCGGTTTCATACAGTCTTTTGAGTGGCAGCTCGGAGGATCACTCGACGTCCCAAAAACACACCAGGAGAGAGCTCCTGAAGTCCCTGCGTGAACTAAAGATCCGCATGCCGACGGATTGGCGCAGGAAGGGCCGATCAAGCACCCTAGCCTCCTTGCAGTACGCCCTTAGCTGTGTTAAACAAGTCCGTG CCAATCAAGAGTACTATCACCAGTGGAGTGTGGAAGAGAGTCATGGGTGTTGTCTGGACTTGTCGTCGTTTACCATCGAAGAGCTAGACAATGTAACATCAGAGTACACGCTTCAAAACACg GACACATTCTCTGTGGCAGTGTCGTTCCTTTCTGGTAAAGTGGTGTACATCTCATCCCAGGCAGCCTCTCTGCTCCGCTGTAAACCTGAGAGGCTACAGGGAGCAGTTTTTTCGGAGCTGCTTGCACCTCAGGACGTCAGCACATTTTATAGCGGCACTGCTCCATGTCGTCTCCCGCCATGGTCCTCCTGCGCAGGCACTA CCTCACAGGTGGACTGTGCCGAGGAAAAGTCGATGTTTTGTCGAATCAGCAGAGGTAGAGACACCGATGGAGAAGTGAAATATCACCCTTTCCGTCTCACGCCATATCAGCTGACCCTGAGAGACTCTGACACGTCTCAGCCTGAGCCCTGCTGCCTCCTTATCGCTGAGAGAGTTCACTCCGGCTACGAAG CACCTCGTATCCCAGCGGACAAGAGAATTTTTACAACAAGTCACACCCCGAACTGTCTGTTCCAGGAGATTGATGAAAG GGCAGTGCCTTTATTAGGTTACTTGCCTCAGGACTTGGTTGGGAAGCCAGTGCTTCTTTACCTGCATCCAGAAGACAGACTTCTTATGGTGGCCATCCACAAAAAAA TTTTCCAGTTTGCTGGGCAACCGTTTGACCACTCGCCCCTGCGTATGCGAGCACGGAGTGGGGAGTACTTGACTCTTGACACCAGCTGGTCATCCTTCATCAACCCCTGGAGCAGGAAGGTGGCCTTCATAGTGGGACGCCACAAAGTTCGAAC GAGTCCACTGAATGAGGATGTGTTCACTGCCCTGGAGGGTGGGGATGTGAAGATCATGTCTCCAGATGTGCCACAGCTGAATGAGCTCATCCACAGGTTCCTGGTGCAACCTGTTCATGCCGGCAGCTCGCAGGGGTACGGCAGTCTGGGCAGCAGTGGCTCACATGAGCACCAGCAAAGCGCTGCTTCCTCCTCTGAGAGTAACGGACATGCTTCTGAGGACCAAATCAAACCTAGAAAACCA ATGACGTTTGAGCAGATTTGTCAAGACATGCACATGGTGAAGGCCAGCGGGCAGCAGATCTTCATTGATTCCCGAAACCGGCCACCAGCTCTCAAACAGAGTAGCTTAG AAGCACTGGCAAATGTAGCAGACACAGCGGAGGTCTCTGCTAGAGAACGTCTGGCAAATTTAGCGCTTTCCAGTCCACCCAGAAAGGAGCTGCCCACCACATACTCATACCAGCAGATCAACTGTCTGGATAGCATCATACG ATATCTGGAGAGCTTTAATGTCCCTGGCACAGTGAAGAGGAAGTGTGGCTCATCTTCCTGTACAACCTCTTCTACCTCTGATGATGATAAACAAAGGGAAGTTTCTGGAGCAACCAAAG ACATAGCAGAGAATCTTATGGTCACCGAGGAATCAAAGGTTGTCCCTGCAGCACCAGCGCACCCCCTAACCCCTCTGGCTCTGCACTGCAAGGCAGAAAGCGTTGTCTCTGCCACTTCCCAGTGCAGTTTCAGCAGCACCATTGTTCACGTTGGAGACAAGAAGCCACCTGAATCAG ACATTGTCACAATGGAGGAGGCGCCAACCACCCCAACACCTTCCACATCAGCCCCACCTACTTCCGTTGCCTTTCCCATGGCGATGAACCCCCAGCAGGCCACGTCCACCACTGCTGCTGTTCCTGAGAAAGAAAAGGAGAAGGAGAGAAGAGGTGCAGGTACTCCGGGGAAGGGCCTCACAAAAGCAGTGTTATCTGCACATACCCAGCAAGAAGAGCAAGCCTTCCTCAACCGTTTTAAAGACATCAGCCATCTGCGCATGGTCCAACCTAGTGAGCCACCACAGCGCAGACATACATCAACACCTGGGACAAAAG GAGTGAACAGCTCCCAGAACTATCCTTCTGTGGGTAACAGCAGCAGTCGTCGACATGGTAGAGGTGGGAAAAGACGGAAACACCAAGTCGACGTCAACACACCAGACAGTCCCTCCGCCCCTGGATCTAGCCCCTACGAAGGATCCAATCCTGCACCACTAAGACCCAACCTCCCCTCAGTCCAGCAATCTTCCACTTCTTGGCCACCATCTGTGGCATCCCAAACAAGCGGTACTCCCATGATGACTTCGATTCCCCCAGGCTATATGCCCATGTTCCCCATTTCATCACCTTTCTCGATGCCCCAGATGGGAGCAGATCCGTCCTTGCAAGCAGGAGTCCCTAGATTCCCCATGCAAGGCTTTCCTCCAGTGATGCCACCAGTCATGACCTTCATGATGCCTAACTATATGTTTCCACAACTTGGTAATCAAGGACCACAGTTGAACCCAGCCAACCTGCAGCTTGGTGGGCAACTACCTGCCCAAATGAACTTGGGCCAGTTCCCTTCCTCTATTGTTGGTTTACCGTCGTTCAATCCTACAATGGGACAGTTCAACCCATTGGGCTCCCAATTGAATCCTGCCATGCCTACAATGATTCCCCAGCAATTCTATAACCCAAATCCCATGTACACTTTCCCAAACTCTCCATCAATGCCAGCAGGAAATACCAATGCTACGCCTCATGGACAGTCTCGCTCCAGCACACCCCAGTCCACCGGGCATCAAGTTGGCGAGAGGGAAGGGGCCGGATCTCCTCTGTTTCAATCCCGATGCTCCTCCCCACTCAATCTTTTACAACTTGAAGAATTGCAAAGCAACAGAACGGACACTATGCAACAGACTCCACCCCCAGGTAGTGGAGGAACACAAGGGGGCGGGTCTGTAGTCCAGACTTCCAGCAATCGCAGCAACACCAAAGAAGGGAAACTCAATGACAAT TCTGAAGTCAACGAGTCCAACCAGGATGCAATGTCTACCTCCAGTGACATGCTGGACCTATTGTTGCAAGAGGACTCCCGCTCAGGAACTGGTTCTGCTGCCTCAGGCTCTGGGTCAACTGGGTCAGGGTCATTTGGATCTGGATCTGGATCTGGCTCGAATGGGTGTAGCACATCTGGAAGTGGCACTA GAAGCAGCAATACTAGCAAGTATTTTGGAAGCATCGACTCATCAGAGAATGATCACAATCATAAACCAGCATCTAAAGATCTGGGAGGGGAACAGTTCATAAAGTTTGTCCTGCAGGACCCCATCTGGCTCCTCATGGCGAACACAGATGAAAAAGTCATGATGACATACCAGATTCCCGTCAA aGACAGAGAATCAGTACTGAAAGAAGACAGAGATGCCCTAAAAGCTATGCAGAAGCATCAACCTCACTTCACTGAAGAGCAGAAGAAAGAGTTATCTCAGGTTCACCCTTGGTTTCAAACCGGCTGCCTACCAAAGGCCATCAATATCACA TCTTGCACAGGATGTGAATCTCCCCCAGACTCCTCAATCCCTACTCCACTCGATTTGGACTTTCATGAGCTGGATCTCAGCATGGTTTTGAGAGAAGAGGCCAAACAACAAGAAAAACTTACCAGTCCTGAAACAGCCTTTCCTTTGAGCCCACCTTCATCTGATAATGAACAAAGAGACAATCAAGTCAGAACAAGCACGTAG